Proteins found in one Aspergillus puulaauensis MK2 DNA, chromosome 8, nearly complete sequence genomic segment:
- a CDS encoding uncharacterized protein (COG:T,Z;~EggNog:ENOG410PJ5R;~InterPro:IPR036409,IPR001303;~PFAM:PF00596): protein MSTTTTVTATQPRVVTQDANNTNHSDAVPKAEDDPAFQALARGDRNGRLKLRGIPTFTDPMAKRQWIREHMAGAFRFFGKQGYGEGVSGHISVRDPILPDHFWMNPFAMHFSLIRASDLVLVDSAGYVVEGGNQDMINEAGFMIHSEVHHARPEVMAVAHTHGVYGKTWSSFGRNIEMLTQDACNFYGKVSVYEEHGGIALAQDEGRAIARALGRENIAAILMNHGYAPFLALRVLRKKLIGRLITVGSTVDEAAFLFYSLDKACHSQLMAEAAAANGVPKRIISDEVAQFTADSVQTPHNFYLEFQPEFNLIVKESNGEVLQ, encoded by the exons ATGTCCACAACAACTACCGTAACAGCCACCCAGCCACGCGTGGTCACCCAAGACGCCAACAACACAAACCACAGCGATGCAGTCCCCAAAGCAGAGGATGACCCAGCCTTCCAAGCCCTCGCGCGAGGCGACCGAAATGGCAGACTCAAGCTCCGCGGGATCCCAACATTCACCGACCCCATGGCCAAACGCCAATGGATCCGCGAGCACATGGCCGGTGCATTCCGGTTTTTCGGAAAGCAGGGCTACGGCGAGGGTGTATCGGGTCATATTTCCGTGAGAG ACCCCATCCTGCCCGACCACTTCTGGATGAACCCGTTCGCAATGCACTTCTCGCTCATCCGCGCCTCGGATCTCGTGCTCGTCGACAGCGCCGGGTACGTCGTGGAAGGCGGAAACCAGGATATGATCAACGAGGCGGGCTTCATGATTCATTCCGAGGTGCACCATGCGCGGCCTGAAGTGATGGCTGTAGCGCATACGCACGGCGTGTATGGGAAGACGTGGAGCTCGTTCGGGAGGAATATTGAGATGCTTACCCAGGATGCGTGTAACTTCTACGGCAAGGTTAGTGTTTATGAGGAGCATGGGGGGATTGCACTTGCGCAGGATGAGGGAAGGGCGATTGCGAGGGCGCTTGGGAGGGAGAATATTGCGGCGATTTTGATGAATCATGGGTATGCTCCTTTCCTTGCATTGCGTGttttgaggaagaagctaaTAGGTAGATTGATTACCGTTGGGTCTACGGTTGATGAGGCTGCGTTCTTGTTCTACAGTTTGGATAAGGCGTGTCACTCGCAGTTGAtggctgaggctgctgctgcgaaTGGGGTTCCTAAGAGGATTATCTCTGATGAGGTGGCTCAGTTTACGGCGGATTCGGTGCAGACGCCG CACAATTTCTATCTCGAGTTCCAGCCCGAGTTCAACCTGATTGTCAAGGAGTCGAATGGGGAAGTGCTGCAGTAA